One window of SAR324 cluster bacterium genomic DNA carries:
- a CDS encoding cytidine deaminase: protein MSENDSMLDEGLLLEAAREARKKAYAPYSRFLVGAAILDDQGKLHKGCNVENAAYPQGTCAEAGAIAAMILAEGRQIKAIAVVGESPDPVTPCGGCRQKIREFAAPKTPILIGDLKQLRLRQTLAELLPHSFGPEYLLNEPQ, encoded by the coding sequence ATGTCAGAAAATGATTCGATGTTGGATGAGGGGCTACTTTTAGAGGCAGCTCGAGAAGCTCGGAAGAAAGCTTATGCACCCTACTCAAGATTTCTGGTTGGAGCTGCTATCTTGGATGATCAGGGCAAGCTTCACAAGGGTTGTAATGTGGAAAATGCGGCTTACCCACAGGGAACGTGTGCTGAGGCTGGGGCGATTGCGGCCATGATTTTGGCTGAGGGAAGGCAAATCAAAGCCATAGCAGTTGTTGGAGAAAGCCCAGATCCAGTGACTCCATGTGGTGGCTGTCGTCAAAAAATACGAGAATTCGCTGCGCCCAAAACCCCTATCTTGATTGGGGACCTTAAACAACTAAGATTGCGTCAAACGCTTGCAGAATTACTTCCACACTCTTTCGGTCCAGAATACTTACTCAACGAGCCCCAATGA